In a genomic window of Glycine max cultivar Williams 82 chromosome 13, Glycine_max_v4.0, whole genome shotgun sequence:
- the LOC100796769 gene encoding ATP-dependent 6-phosphofructokinase 3 → MLDCVTSHDKITTAASGFVLEDVPHLSDYIPLLQTYPDPLQDNPSYSVVAQYYVNVDDTIAQQIVVHKNSPRGTHFRRAGPAQKVYFDSEEVHACIVTCGGLCPGLNTVIREIVCGLYHMYGVHKVLGIQGGYPGFYSRNTVPLTPKVVNDIHKRGGSILGTSYGGHDTSKIVDSIQDRGINQVYILGGYGTQYEAAMIFEEVRRRGLKVAVVGIPKTIDNDIPVIDKSIGFDTAVEEAQRAINSAHVEAESAENGIGVVKLMGRYSGFIAMYATLASRDVDCCLIPESPFYLEGPGGLLEFVEKRLKEQGHMVIVIAEGAGQELLSGNPSIVNKQDASADKLFPDVGLWLSQKIKDHFEKRQKMAINLKYIDPTYMIRAIPSNASDNVYCTLLAQSAVHGAMAGYTGFTVGPVNGRNCYIPFHLINEGEKRVVITDRMWARLLSSTHQPSFLNPKDITGEREERTVNQTTDGQNHSETAD, encoded by the exons ACATATCCTGACCCGTTACAAGACAATCCTTCCTATTCTGTTGTTGC GCAATACTACGTGAATGTGGATGATACAATTGCGCAACAG ATAGTTGTACACAAAAATAGTCCAAGAGGGACCCATTTTCGTCGTGCTGGGCCTGCTCAGAag GTATATTTTGATTCAGAGGAAGTGCACGCTTGTATTGTCACGTGCGGTGGACTTTGTCCTGGTCTAAATACAGTGATAAGAGAAATAGTATGCGGCTTATATCATATGTATGGGGTGCACAAAGTTTTGGGAATACAG GGAGGATATCCAGGTTTTTATTCTCGAAATACAGTGCCTTTGACACCAAAGGTTGTGAACGACATACACAAACGTGGTGGAAGCATCCTTGGTACATCATATGGAGGACATGACACCTCAAAGATTGTTGATAGCATTCAGGACCGGGGCATTAATCAGGTTTATATACTTGGAGGATATGGAACTCAGTATGAAGCAGCTATGATTTTTGAG GAAGTTAGAAGGCGTGGCTTGAAAGTTGCAGTGGTCGGAATTCCAAAAACTATTGACAATGATATCCCA GTTATTGACAAGTCAATTGGTTTCGACACTGCTGTTGAAGAGGCACAACGAGCAATCAATTCTGCTCATGTGGAAGCAGAAAGCGCTGAGAATGGAATTGGTGTTGTAAAATTAATGGGGCGTTACAGTG GATTTATCGCCATGTATGCAACTCTTGCCAGCCGTGATGTGGATTGTTGCCTGATTCCCGAATCACCCTTTTACCTGGAGGGTCCAGGAGGCCTGTTGGAGTTCGTTGAGAAAAGACTCAAAGAACAAGGGCACATGGTTATAGTGATAGCTGAAGGTGCAGGTCAGGAGCTTCTTTCTGGCAACCCATCTATTGTTAATAAGCAGGATGCTTCCGCCGACAAGTTATTTCCAGATGTTGGCCTGTGGTTGTCCCAGAAAATTAAG GATCACTTTGAAAAACGTCAAAAAATGGCTATAAATCTGAAGTACATAG ATCCTACATACATGATCCGTGCTATCCCAAGTAATGCATCTGATAATGTATACTGCACCCTCCTTGCCCAAAGTGCTGTCCATGGTGCAATGGCAGGATACACAGGCTTCACCGTAGGCCCAGTTAATGGCAGAAACTGTTACATTCCATTTCAT CTTATAAACGAGGGAGAGAAGAGGGTTGTGATAACTGATCGGATGTGGGCAAGGTTATTATCTTCAACCCATCAGCCTAGCTTCTTGAATCCAAAAGATATCACAGGTGAAAGAGAGGAAAGAACGGTAAACCAAACCACAGATGGGCAGAACCATTCAGAAACAGCAGACTAA